In Halopelagius inordinatus, a single genomic region encodes these proteins:
- a CDS encoding formate/nitrite transporter family protein has translation MSTDDEGGPSGASLSYSNILEREMENALKELGRPSKGLFLSGLSAGMNLSFGALFMGMVLTFSTEFPSDLVKQFVLASASSVAFLFVILGQTELYTAHTTLAVLPVLDGRTALRELGRLWGIVYVANLSGCAVFAGLIAVLGPQLGIVAPSAFDSLARTLLAHPWWVILLSGVVAGWLMGLVTWLVAASRDTIGRVVITLVVTAAIGFGPFHHAILGTTEVLGAMFLGTGVGLGEFGTFLLWTTVGNTLGGGVFVAGLNYGHAALAGEEKDVTIEPGSDAMEED, from the coding sequence ATGAGTACTGACGACGAGGGAGGGCCGTCCGGGGCGTCGCTCTCCTACAGCAACATCCTCGAACGGGAGATGGAGAACGCGCTCAAGGAACTCGGCAGGCCGAGCAAAGGGCTGTTTCTCTCCGGTCTCTCCGCGGGGATGAATCTCAGCTTCGGCGCTCTGTTCATGGGGATGGTACTGACGTTCTCGACGGAGTTTCCGTCGGACCTCGTAAAGCAGTTCGTCCTCGCGTCGGCGTCGTCCGTGGCGTTTCTGTTCGTCATCCTCGGGCAGACGGAACTGTACACCGCTCACACGACGCTCGCCGTGTTGCCGGTGCTCGACGGACGGACCGCCCTCCGCGAACTCGGACGCCTCTGGGGGATAGTGTACGTCGCGAATCTCTCCGGCTGTGCGGTGTTCGCCGGTCTCATCGCCGTTCTCGGACCCCAACTCGGAATCGTCGCCCCGTCGGCGTTCGACAGTCTCGCGCGGACGCTCTTGGCTCACCCGTGGTGGGTCATCCTCCTGTCGGGAGTCGTCGCCGGATGGTTGATGGGTCTCGTCACGTGGCTCGTCGCCGCCAGTCGCGACACCATCGGACGAGTCGTCATCACGCTCGTCGTCACCGCCGCCATCGGCTTCGGTCCGTTCCACCACGCCATCTTGGGGACGACGGAAGTTCTCGGAGCGATGTTTCTCGGAACCGGCGTCGGCCTCGGCGAGTTCGGAACGTTCCTGCTCTGGACGACGGTCGGTAACACCCTCGGCGGCGGCGTGTTCGTCGCCGGTCTCAACTACGGTCACGCCGCCCTCGCGGGCGAAGAGAAAGACGTCACCATCGAACCGGGTTCGGACGCCATGGAAGAGGACTGA